The stretch of DNA TACGGGGAACGTCTCGGGGTCGCCTTCCAGCTCGCCGACGACGTACTCGACATCGCCTCCGACAGTCACGAGTCCGGCAAGACGCCCGGCACCGACCTGCGTGAGGGCATCCCTACCCTGCCCGTGCTGCGGCTGCGGGAGCTGGCGGAGCGTCTGGGGCTCCCCGAGGACGTCGAGCTGAGTGCGCTGCTCGCCTCCGACCTCACCGACGACATTCGCCACGCCGAGGCCCTGGCGGGACTGCGGGCCCACCCCGCGCTCGACCTGGCCCGCAAGGACACGGTGCGGTACGCCGAGGAGGCCCGCGCCACGCTGGCGCCACTGCCGGAGTGCGCCGCCAAGGACGCGCTGATGCAGCTCTGTGACGCCGTGGTGCACCGCACGGGCTGATCCCGTCCTTCCGTGCGGACTTGTTTGTTCCGTGCGGACTTGCTTGTGATGTGAGTCACATGATGGGGGGTGTGTGCGGGGGCGCACAGTGGGGCCCCCACGCCTCGCGCGTCACCTTGGCCCCTTCCGGCGACCTCCGGCCGGGCGCCGCCGCCGCTCCCCGCTTCCGCCTCTCCCGCGACGCGGAGGCTGTACGGGCGCTCCGCGGCGGCTGTACGGCGGCGCAGAACGGGGGTACGGGCGCACGGTGACCGCAGGCCGGAGCCCTGGCGCACCGGGTGACCCCCGCACGGCACTCGGGGTACCCCTACGGGTCGGATGAGGTATCCGTGCCTGACGTCATCCCGGCGCAGTAGGCGGAGTTGATCCCGGGGTCTGACGCTTCGTCGCCGCCGATTTGGTCATATGGACAACACCACTCCTGACCAATTCGGGTGAGAATGGCGGCGCAGGGTGGATGAGTGCAGAAGACCGCCGCCGACCACGGAGGTAGGGCACAGATGGCACCGTACGATTCCGAATCCGGCACACGACCCGAGAGTCCCGAGCCGCGTCCGAACGGGCGGCGCAAGGTCACGCGCTACGCCGTTCCTGCCGCGGTCGCGGGGGTGGCCGCGGCGACGATCGGGCTCGTCCCGGCGCTCGCAGACACCGGCGACCCCAGTCTGCCGAAGATCAGCGCGCATCAGCTCATCGAGAAGATCGCGGCCTCGGACGCCCAGCAGGTGTCGGGCACCGTCAAGATCAGCACCGATCTGGGGCTGCCCTCGTTGGCCGGGTCGTCCCTCGCCCCCGGTATGGGCGGCGACAGCGGAGGGGAGGGCTCCTCGGCCGATCCGAAGGCCAAGCTGACGGAGCTGGCCAGCGGTACGCACACCCTGCGGGTGGCCGCGGACGGACCCGGGAAGCAGAAGGTGTCGATCCTGGAGAACGCCGCCGAGTACAGCCTCGTCCACAACGGTGACGACGTCTGGGCCTACGACAGCAAGTCGAACGAGGTCGTACACACCAAGGCCCCCAAGGGTGACGGCAAGTCGGCGAAGGACGGCGACAAGGGGACCGGCTCCCACACGGGCAAGCTCCCCGAGTCCATGCCGACCACGCCGAAGGAGATGGCGGACGAGGCGCTGAAGGCGGCGGGCGACACCACCTCGGTGAAGGTCGACGGGACCGCGAAGGTCGCGGGCAGGGACGCCTATCAGCTGGTGATCAAGCCGAAGCAGTCCGGTTCGACGGTCGACTCGATCCGTGTCGCGGTCGATGCCGACAACGGCGTACCGCTCAAGTTCAGCCTCCTGTCGACCGACGGTGGCAAGGCCGTGGTCGACGCGGGCTTCACCAAGGTCGACTTCGGCAAGCCCTCGGCCTCCACCTTCGACTTCCAGCCGCCCAAGGGCGCCAAGGTCACCGAGGGGGACGACCTCAAGGCGCGCGAGGACGCGGGGAAGAGCCTGCCCAAGGGCTCCGACGGCGTGGACGGCCTCAAGGACGGCAAGTTCGGCAAGGACGGCAAGTTCGGCAAGGACGGCAAGGGCGCCGAGGGCATCGCCAAGGACATCAAGGTCACCGGGAAGGGCTGGGCCTCCATCGCCCAGCTGAAGGTGCCTGGTGGCAAGGGGCTGCCCACCTCCGGATCCGGGGACGTCCCGGCCGAGGCGCAGCAGCTCATCGACGGGCTCGGCGACAAGGTGAAGGGCGAGTTCGGTTCCGGCACCGTCTTCTCGACCCGTCTGGTCAACGCGCTGATCACGGACGACGGCACGGTGTACGCGGGGGCGGTCACCAAGGACGCGCTGGTCAAGGCGGCCAACGCCGCTCACTGACCGGCCTGGGACGCTACGCCCCGACCCGTCGGACGGCCGCTCGGCCGACCGTCGGGGCGGGGCTGTCAGGGCCTCACCGGACGGGTGCGCCGCTCGTGCTCGCCGGTGCCGTGCTCTCCCCGGAGGCCACCCGTGCCACGTACGCCACGCACCTCACTCGTCGCCCACTCGGCCCACTCGTCCCACCCAGCACGTGCCCCCATGCTCCGCCCATCTCGCCCATCTCGCCCATCTCGCCCATGCCGCTCACGTCGCTCACGTCGCTCACGAGGGGAACCCGTATTGACCACCGAGGCAGCAGCACAGGGGCCGGCCTCCCGCGTCGGTGACGACCGTTCCGGTGTCACCGGGGCGGGCCCCGCCGCCCCGGTGGCCGCGGGCGTCGGGAGGTCGGGCATCACAGCGAGGGAGGGCGCCGCCGCCGCGGATCCGGGTGCGGTGATCGAGACGCGTGGACTCACCAAGCGCTACCGAGGCGGCCAGCTCGCCGTCGAAGGACTGGACCTGAGCGTCCCCGCGGGCAGCGTCTTCGGCTTCCTCGGTCCCAACGGCTCGGGCAAGACCACGACCATCCGGATGCTGATGGGGCTGATCGAACCCACCTCGGGCTCGGCCTACGTACTGGGCCGCGAGATGCCCGGCTCCGCACGCGCCGTACTCCCCAGGGTCGGCACGCTCATCGAAGGCCCCGCCCTCTACGGCTTCCTGAACGGAAGGGCCAATCTGCTGCGGTTCGACGCGGCCGATCCGACAGCCGACCCGAGGACCCGGCACCAGCGGGTGGAAGCGGCGCTGGAGCGGGTGGGACTGGCGGCGGCGGGAAAAAAGAAGGCACGGGCCTACTCACTCGGGATGAAACAACGGCTCGGCCTCGCCGCGGCGCTGCTCCAGCCACGCGGGCTGCTCGTCCTCGACGAGCCCACCAACGGCCTCGACCCCCAGGGCATGCGGGAGATCCGGGTCCTCGTCAGGGAGCTGGCCTCGGACGGTACGACCGTCTTCCTCTCCTCACACCTGCTCGACGAGATCGAACAGGTGTGCAGTCATGTGGCGGTGATGACCAGGGGCAGGCTCATCACCCAGGGCACGGTCGCCGAGCTGTCGGGGACGGGCCACGGCCGGGTCACGGTCACCACACCCGACCCCGCCGACGCCCTCCGCGTACTGAAGGAGCTGGCGGTGACCGGGCTCGTCGTCACGGAGGACCGGGTGACGGGCGAACCACCCGCCGCCACCGACCTCGCGGAACTCAACGCGGCCCTGGTGGCGGCGGGTGTCCGCGTACGGGGCTTCGGCGCGGAGCGCACATCGCTGGAAGACACCTATGTGGCGCTCACGGGAGAGGGCTTCGATGTCGCGGGGTGACGTGGGGGGACCTGCCGGACCGGGTGGGCCGGGTGGGCCGGCGGTCACCGGTCCCGAAGAACGGCGGGCCTCCGAGGATCGGATGAGTTCCGGCGATCGGACGGCCTCCGAGGATCGGATGAGTCCTGGCGACAGGACGGGCCCCGAGGAGCGGATGGGTTGCGGTTCCGACGAGCAGTGGGGCTCCGAGGGCCGGCGGATCCCCGGGCCGGCGCCGGTGGCCCGCCACCCCTTCCGCGGTCTCGGTCTCTTCCGCAGCGAACTGCTCACCACGTTCCGTCGCTGGCGTACCCTCGCGCTCCTCGCCGTACTGGCCGCGGTTCCGGTGCTCGTGGGGATCGCCGTGAAGATCGAGACCGGTGGCGGCGGCGACGCCGGGGCGTCCGGGGGCGCGGGCCCCGCCTTCATCGCGCAGATCACCAACAACGGACTGTTTCTGGTCTTCACCTCGATCGCAGCCACCTTGCCGTTCTTCCTGCCCATGGCGACCGGTGTCATCGCGGGGGACGCCGTCGCGGGGGAGGCGAGCGCGGGCACCCTGCGCTATCTGCTGGTGGCACCGGCGGGGAGGACACGGCTGCTGCTCACCAAGTACGTGACGACGGTGACCTTCTGCCTGGTCGCCACCTGCGTGGTGGCCGCCTCGGCGCTGGCGGTCGGGGCGCTGCTCTTCCCGCTGGGCGAGGTCACCACCATCTCGGGCACGCGGATCAGTTTCGGCGAAGGACTCGGCCGTACGCTGCTCATCGTGCTGGCCGTGACGGTCTCCCTCATCGGGGTGGCGGCGCTCGGGCTCTTCATCTCGACGCTGACGAACAGCGGTATCGCGGCGATGGCCACCACTGTGGGGCTGCTGATCACGGTGCAGATAGTGGACACGATCCCGCAACTGGCCGCGGTCCAGCCCTACCTGTTCCCGCACTACTGGCTGTCGTTCGCCGACCTGATGCGCGAACCGGTCCTCTGGGACGACCTGGTCAAGAACCTCGAACTCCAAGTGGTGTACGCGGCGGTCTTCGGCTCGGCGGCCTGGGCCCGCTTCACGGCGAAGGACATCACGGCTTGACCGTCGACCCGGCGAAGGACAGGGCGAAGCCCCATTCCCAGTCGCCCCGCAGCTGGGCCGAGCGCACGCACAACATCACCAGGTACACCCGTATGGCCCGTGGCGGGCACTTCGCCGCCCACGAGGAACCGGGACTCCTCGCACACGACCTCACCGAGTTCTTCCGCGCACACCGGTGATCACCAGCGCCGGCCACACCGTCGGCGGGGCCTACTCGCCTGCCGGCGGAATGGTCACGGCCCGCGCGGGGGACACGGACTCCGGGCCGGAAGCGGAATCGCCGTGCGGTGCGGCCCCCCGCGCTACGGCCATCTCCGCGAGGCGGTCCGCCGCCCGTCGGTTCTTACGGGCCGTACGGAGGGCATCCCAGCTCAGCAGCGTGAGTGCGAGCCACACCAGACCGAAGCCCGCCCATCGCTCGGGTGGCATCTCCTCGTGGAAGTAGAGGATGCCGAGGACGAACTGGAAGACGGGGGCCAGGTACTGGAGGAGCCCGAGAGTGGAGAGCGGCACCCGTATCGCGGCGGCGCCGAAACAGACCAGCGGCACGGCCGTCACCAGCCCGGTCGCCGCGAGGAGCACCCCGTGCCCCGCGCCCTCCGAGCCGAAGGTGGAGTCGCCCCGTGAACCGAGCCACAGCAGATACGCGAGCGCGGGCAGGAACTGCACGGCGGTCTCCGCGGCGAGGGATTCGAGGCCGCCCAGGTTGAGCTTCTTCTTCACCAGGCCATAGGTGGCGAAGGAGAAGGCGAGGCAGAGGGAGATCCACGGCGGCTGCCCGTAACCCACGGCGAGAACGATCACCGAGGCGAAGCCGATGCCGACAGCCGCCCACTGCGCCTTCCGCAGCCGCTCCTTGAGGAGGAGCACGCCCATGGCGATGGTGACGAGCGGGTTGATGAAGTAGCCGAGGGACGTCTCCACGACGTGGCCGGAGTTGACGGCCCAGATGTAGACGCCCCAGTTGACGGTGATGACGGCCGCCGCCACGGTGATCAGCCCAAGCCGCTTGGGGCTGCGCAGCAGTTCGCCCGCCCAGGCCCAGCGGCGGGTGAACAGCAGGGCGATGGCCACGACCCCCAGTGACCAGACCATCCGGTGGGCGAGGATCTCGGCCGCCCCCGCCGGCTTCAGGAGGGGCCAGAACAGCGGCACGATCCCCCACAAGCTGTACGCGGCGACCCCGTTGAGCAGCCCCGCCCTTGACTCTCCAGCCCGCTTCACGCCCCGCCTCCGTCTCGTCCCCCGCACTCACGGGGGCCCGTCCGAAGGTAACGCCGCCGCGAGGGGCCTGTCATGCCCGTTTCGACATACGGTCATGACAGGTCCTCCGGCGGGACGGGCGGGGGAGAGCGGCGCGGGAGTGGTGGGAGTGGGTGCGGGTGTGCGAAGGCCGCAGTCGGCTCGGCCGCCGCGATGGATCCGGACGCCGCGATGGATGCGGACGCCTCGGGAGGTGCGGCGCCGGTTCAGGTGGCCGGCAGCCCCGCGAGTCCTTCCGCGATGGCGTCCGCGATCGGGGTCGTGGGACGCCCGATGAGGCGTGACAGATCGCCGTCGGTGCGGGCGAGCAGGCCCCGGGCGATGGCTCCGTCCACATCGGCGAGGATCGCCGCCATCGGCGCGGGCACACCGGCCCCGGTGAGGATCGAGGCCATCTGCTCGGCGGGCACGGTGGAGTAGGTGATGGCCTCGCCGGACTGCCGGGAGACCTCGGCCGCGTACTCCGTGAGGTTCCAGGCGACATCGCCGCTCAGCTCGTACGCCCTGCCCTCGTGGCCCTCCGTGGTGAGGACGGCGACAGCGGCGGCGGCGTAGTCGGCGCGTGAGGCCGAGGCGATCCTGCCGTCGCCCGCGGCGGCGACCACGACGCCCTGGGCGAGGACGGGGGCCAGGTTCCGCGTGTAGTTCTCGTGGTACCAGCCATTGCGCAGGAAGACGTACGGGAGGCCGGAGTCGAGGACGGCCTGCTCGGTCACCTTGTGTTCGGCGGCCAGCTCGAAGTCGGCGTCGGGGCCGCCCAGTACGCCCGTGTACGCGAGGAGGGCGACGCCCGCCTCCTTCGCCGCGTCGATCACAGCACGGTGCTGCGGGCCGCGCTGCCCGACCTCGCTGCCGGAGATGAGCAGCACCTTGTCCCCCGCGGCGAAGGCCCTCTTCAAGGTCTCCGGGCTGTTGTAGTCCGCGACCCTGATCTCGACCCCGCGCCCGGAGAGATCCGCGGCCTTCCCCTGGTCACGTACTACGGCGGCGATCCGGTCGGCGGGGACGCGCTCCAGCAGACCTTCGATGACGGACCGGCCGAGATGCCCGGTCGCGCCGGTCACGACGATGCTCATGTCTGACGACTCCTTCAGGTGTTCCGCGTGCGTTGGCCGCCTCGGACCAAGGGGGGTTCGTGAACCCTGGGGTGACTTCGGGCGGCTTGCGAGCTTTCCGTACTCATCCGAGCCTAGAGCGCAAGCTAACCAGAAGTAAGTACCCACTTTGAAGTAAGGTACTAGTATGACAGTTAGTGCCAAGTTCAACGTAAACCGGGCGATGTGCCCCTCGCGGCTGATCCTGGAGCACGTGACCAGCCGATGGGGCGTCCTCGTTCTCGCCACGCTGATCGAGCGCCCCTACCGCTTCAGCGAGCTGCGCAGGGCCGTGGACAAGGTGAGCGAGAAGATGCTGGCCCAGACGTTGCAGACCCTGGAGCGCGACGGTTTCGTCCACCGTGACGCGAAGCCGGTGATCCCTCCGCACGTCGAGTACTCCCTGACGCGGCTCGGCCACGAGGCGGCCGAACAGGTGTGGGGCCTCGCCCGCTGGACGGAACGCCGCGTACCCGATGTGGTGAAGGCGCGCGAGGCGTACGACGAGGGGCGGGGCTGAGGCCTGCGCCCCTGCCGCTCGCCACGACCCCCGTGTACGTACCCGTACATGCGGAAGACCCCCGCCCGGCCCGGTCGATCGCGGCCACACGGGGGTCGTCGCAGGTGGGACTAGCCCACCACCGTCCACGTGTCCTTGCCCGCGAGGAGGGCCCCGAGGTCGCCCTTGCCCTCGCGTTCGACGGCGGCGTCGAGCTGGTCGGACATCAGGGTGTCGTAGACCGGACGTTCGATGTCGCGGAAGACGCCGATGGGTGTGTTGTGCAGGGTGTCGGGGTCGGCGAGCCTGGAGAGTGCGAACGCCGTGGTCGGGGAGGCGGAGTGCGCGTCGTGGACCACGATGTCGGACTCGTTCTCGGGGGTGACCGTGACGACCTTCAGGTCACCTGTGGTGTGGTCGCGGACGACGCCCTTGCTGTCGTCGGCGCCGAAGCGGATCGGCCGGCCGTGCTCAAGCCGGATCACCGCCTCCTGCGCCTGCTGTTTGTCCTTCAGGACCTCGAAGGCTCCGTCGTTGAAGATGTTGCAGTTCTGGTAGATCTCCACCAGCGCGGTGCCCGGGTGGTCGGCCGCCGCCCGCAGCACACCGGTCAGGTGCTGACGGTCGGAGTCGACGGTACGGGCCACGAAGGACGCCTCCGCGCCGATGGCCAGGGACACGGGGTTGAAGGGCGAGTCCAGCGAACCCATCGGCGTCGACTTGGTGATCTTGCCGAGCTCGGAGGTGGGCGAGTACTGGCCCTTCGTCAGGCCGTAGATCCGGTTGTTGAACAGCAGGATCTTGAGGTTGACGTTCCTGCGCAGGGCGTGGATGAGGTGATTGCCGCCGATGGACAGCGCGTCGCCGTCACCCGTGACGACCCACACGGACAGGTCTCGGCGCGAGGAGGCCAGCCCGGTGGCGATGGCCGGGGCGCGGCCGTGGATGGAGTGCATGCCGTACGTGTTCATGTAGTACGGGAAGCGGGAGGAACAGCCGATGCCGGAGACGAAGACGATGTTCTCCTTCGCCAGCCCCAGTTCCGGCATGAAACCCTGGACCGCGGCGAGGACGGCGTAGTCACCGCAGCCGGGGCACCAGCGCACTTCCTGGTCGGATTTGAAGTCCTTCATGGACTGCTTGGCCTCGGCCTTGGGCACGAGGGACAGCGCCTCAGTCATTGATGGCCTCCTTCAGAGCCGTCGCGAGCTGCTCGGCCTTGAACGGCATTCCGTTGACCTGGTTGTACGAGTGGGCATCGACGAGGTACTCCGCCCTGAGCAGCCGGGCGAGCTGCCCCAGGTTCATCTCGGGGACGACGACCTTGTCGTAGCGCTTCAGGACTTCGCCGAGGTTGGCCGGCATCGGGTTGAGGTGGCGCAGATGGGCCTGGGCGACCGTCCGGCCTTCGACGCGCAGACGCCGTACGGCCGCGGTGATGGGCCCGTAGGTGGAGCCCCAGCCAAGGACGAGCAGAGAGGCGTCCCCGTCCGGGTCGTCGACCTCGATGTCGGGCACCTTGACGCCGTCGATCTTGGCCTGGCGGGTGCGGACCATGAAGTCGTGGTTGGCCGGGTCGTAGGAGATGTTGCCCGTGCCGTCCTGCTTCTCGATGCCGCCGATACGGTGTTCAAGACCGGGCGTGCCCGGGACCGCCCACGGCCTGGCCAGCGTCCGCGGGTCACGCTTGTAGGGCCAGAACACCTCGGTGCCGTCGGCCAGTTCGTGATTGGGGCCGCTGGCGAACCGCACCTTCAGGTCGGGCAGTCCGTCGACCTCGGGGATGCGCCACGGCTCGGAACCGTTGGCGAGGTAGCCGTCGGAGAGCAGGAAGACGGGCGTGCGGTAGGTCAGCGCGATCCGTGCCGCCTCGATCGCCGCGTCGAAACAGTCGGCCGGCGTCCTCGGCGCCACGATCGGCACCGGGGCCTCGCCGTTGCGTCCGTACATCGCCTGGAGAAGGTCGGCCTGCTCGGTCTTGGTGGGCAGCCCCGTGGAGGGCCCGCCACGCTGGATCGCCACCACCAGCAACGGCAGTTCGAGCGAGACCGCGAGGCCGATCGTCTCCGACTTCAGCGCCACACCGGGGCCCGAGGTCGTCGTCACGGCCAGGGAACCGCCGAAGGCCGCACCGAGCGCCGCGCCGATCGCCGCGATCTCGTCCTCGGCCTGGAAGGTGCGGACGCCGAAGTTCTTGTGCCGTGACAGCTCGTGCAGGATGTCCGAGGCCGGAGTGATCGGGTACGAGCCCAGGTAGAGGGGCAGGTCCGCCTGTTGGGACGCGGCGATCAGCCCGTAGGACAGGGCCAGGTTCCCCGAGATGTTGCGGTACGTGCCCGTCGGGAACGCCGACGCGGCCGGCGCCACCTCATAGGAGACGGCGAAGTCCTCGGTCGTCTCGCCGAAGTTCCAGCCAGCCCGGAACGCCGTCAGGTTCGCCTCGGCGATCTCCGGCTTCTTCGCGAACTTCGTCCGCAGGAAGCTCTCCGTGCCCTCGGTCGGCCGGTGGTACATCCAGGAGAGCAGCCCCAGCGCGAACATGTTCTTCGAGCGGCCCGCGTCCTTGCGCGAGAGGTCGTACCCCTTCAGCGCCTCCACCGTCAGCGTCGTCAGCGGCACCGGGTGCACGCTGTACCCCGCAAGCGAACCGTCCTCCAGCGGGCTCGCCGCGTAGCCGACCTTGGCCATCGCGCGCTTGGAGAACTCGTCCGTGTTCACGATGATCTCCGCGCCACGCGGCACGTCACCGATGTTCGCCTTCAACGCGGCCGGATTCATCGCGACCAGGACGTTCGGTGCGTCGCCCGGGGTGAGGATGTCGTGGTCGGCGAAGTGGAGCTGGAAGCTGGAGACACCCGGCAGGGTGCCCGCGGGGGCGCGGATCTCGGCGGGGAAGTTCGGCAACGTCGACAGGTCGTTGCCGAAGGACGCCGTCTCCGACGTGAAACGGTCGCCCGTCAACTGCATGCCGTCACCCGAGTCGCCGGCGAACCGGATGATCACCCGGTCCAGCTTGCGGACCTCTTTGCCGCCCGCGGTGCCGTCGGCGGAGTCGCCCGCGGTGTCGTGTGCGGTGCCGTTCGCTGTGGTGTCCGCCGCGCCGTCCGCTTTGTCGCCCACGCCCGGGTTCTCCGACGCCGCCGTGGACCGCCGCTCGCCGCCGACGGCTCCGTCGGGGTGTTCGCCACCGACAGCTCCATCGGCCTGTTCGTCGACGACAGCTCCGTCGGCCTGCTCGGCTGGACTACTGACCTGGCTGGTCACTGAACTGGACCTCCTGTCGAGGCAGTGTCTTCTCCCCGCCCTGCGGCGGGGGCAGTGCGAATCCGCCGGGCGGACCGGCAGTCCCTGGCCCACCCTACGTCGGTAAGGGTTCCCTTCCTGTGATCGTTCTTATCCATGACCCCTTGATAAGACAGCTCTATGTCCAGAATTGTCACCCTTCCGAACCCCCTCGCCGTGTCTCTTTCGGGCGCACCCGCCTCATCCTTTAGATCTAGGGCTGTGGGCGGTAGGGGGCGGGGACGAGGGCGGGGGTGAGCGGGGAGGGCCCGAGGCGTTCAGAGCGCCAGGCTCATCAGAGGCGCCAGGTGCGCCAGAGGTGCACGGGGCGCCAGAGGTGCACGGGACAGCAGAGGTGCAAGGCCCGGTAGAGGTGGGGGAGAGGGCGAGGGGGCCCCGAGGTGCCCGCACGAGGACCCGGGACGACGTCAAGGAGACCCGAGGCGCCCGCAAGGAGACCCGAGGCGCCCGCAAGGGGAAGGCGGTAGCCCGACTCCGGTCACCGCACCGGAAGTTGCCCTCGCTGTCCACCTTCCGGTGCGGACCCACCCCGTTCACCACCCGGTGCGGACCCACCCCGTCCACCGGCCGCCCCCTGCCGCCCCGCGCCCTAGGAGTTGAGATACGTCAGTACGGCCAGTACCCGGCGGTGGTCACCGTCGCTCGGGGACAGCCCCAGCTTCAGGAAGATGTTGCTCACGTGCTTCTCCACCGCCCCGTCGCTGACGACCAGCGCCCGCGCGATGGCCGAATTGGTTCTGCCCTCAGCCATCAGCCCGAGCACCTCCCGCTCTCGCGGGGTCAGCCCCGCGAGAACGTCCTGTTTCCGGCTGCGGCCCAGGAGCTGCGCCACCACCTCGGGGTCCAGCGCCGTCCCGCCGCCCGCCACGCGGACCACCGCGTCGACGAATTCACGGACCTCGGCCACCCGGTCCTTCAGCAGATACCCGACGCCCCTGCTCGAACCGGCCAGCAGCTCCGTCGCGTACTGCTCCTCGACGTACTGGGAGAGCACCAGCACCCCCAGCTCGGGATGGACCTTGCGCAGCTTCACCGCGGCCCGGACACCCTCGTCGGTGTGGGTCGGCGGCATCCGTACGTCCGCGACCACCACATCGGGCAACTCACCTTGCGCCGCCAGGTCGTTCACCGTCTTGACCAGTGCCTCACCGTCACCGACCCCCGCGACGACGTCGTGCCCACGGTCGGTAAGAAGCCGGGTCAGGCCCTCCCTGAGCAGCACTGAATCCTCGGCGATGACCACGCGCACTCTGTCCTCCACGATCCTTGATCCCCCCACAACCAGTCCCCGCCCCGTACTGAGGGCTCCAGCATCCCAGTATCCGCATCAGGGCGCCGCCCCTCGGAGCAGCCTGTTGCCGACGGCCGGTTCCGGGCGGGGACGGCGGGCACCGGGACAAGGGGGGCCGTCCCGGCCGGGCACAGCGAAACGGGGCGGCTCCCCGGAGGGGGCCGCCCCACCACTTCGCACTGTCAGCGTTCACGCCACGGCAGTTCCGCCGTCACAGTCGTAGGGCCGCCCGTAGGGGAGTCGACGACGAGGATGCCGTCGACGGCGTCCAGCCGCTCCGCCAGCCCCGCGAGACCGGAACCGGCCGTCACATCGGCGCCGCCCGCGCCGTTGTCCGTGACCTGGAGCATCAGCCGGGACTCGACCCGCCACACGTCCACGGTCGCGCGGGTCGCCCCCGCGTGCTTGCTGATGTTCTGCAGCAGCTCGGAGACGGTGAAGTACGCGATGCCCTCAATGGCCTGCGCGGGCCTGCTGTCGAGCTCCACCTCGACCTGGACCGGAGCGGTGCACCGGGAGGCGACGGAGGACAGGGCGGCGTCCAGGCCCCGGTCGGTGAGGACCGCGGGGTGGATGCCGCGGGCGAGGTCCCGCAGTTCCTGTAGGGCCGTCTTCACCTCGCCGTGCGCCTCCTCGACCATGCGCGCAGCGGTGTCCGGGTCCTCGGTCAGCTTCTCCTTCGCGAGCCCCAGGTCCATGGCGAGGGCCACGAGCCTGGCCTGTGCCCCGTCGTGCAGATCCCGCTCGATCTTGCGGAGGTCGGCGGCGGCCGTGTCCACCACGACACCCCGGTCCGACTCCAGCTCGTCGACGCGGGAGGCGAGCCTGGAGGGGCTGAGCAGCCCCGCGACCATCACCCGGTCCACCATCGTCATCGCTCGGATGACCCAGGGGGCGGCGAGCGTGATCAGGAACCCCACGAGGCAGGTGATCGCCAGCTCGAACGGTGTGTCCAGCCGCACGCTGTGCCCCTGGTCGCCGTAGAGCTGGATCCCGCTGGTGCCCGCGTAGGTGGGGAAGACCCAGAACCACAGCGGGTACGTGAGCATCGCCCAGCCCGTCGTCCACAGGGTGACCGCGACGCTGAACGCGCCGACCGCCCACGGGAAGTGCAGGAGCCCGTAGAGCGCGGCGCGCCACGACTCGCCGTTGCGCAGGACCGCGCCCACCCAGGACATGGGGGTCCGCCGCTTGGGCCGCAGCGGCTGCGGGGCGTTCACCTCAAGGCCGAGCAGGGCCCGCGCCCGAAGCCGTTCCACCGAGCCCAGGCCACGGCTGGCCGCCAGACCCAGGGCCAGCAGAGGGACACCGAGGAAGGTGACGAGGAGACCGGCGCCGAGCGACAGCATGGTGACGGTGAAGGCGAAGATCACGACGCTGATCGGGAGACTCAGCAGCAGATAG from Streptomyces tsukubensis encodes:
- a CDS encoding 2-oxoacid:acceptor oxidoreductase subunit alpha, with translation MTSQVSSPAEQADGAVVDEQADGAVGGEHPDGAVGGERRSTAASENPGVGDKADGAADTTANGTAHDTAGDSADGTAGGKEVRKLDRVIIRFAGDSGDGMQLTGDRFTSETASFGNDLSTLPNFPAEIRAPAGTLPGVSSFQLHFADHDILTPGDAPNVLVAMNPAALKANIGDVPRGAEIIVNTDEFSKRAMAKVGYAASPLEDGSLAGYSVHPVPLTTLTVEALKGYDLSRKDAGRSKNMFALGLLSWMYHRPTEGTESFLRTKFAKKPEIAEANLTAFRAGWNFGETTEDFAVSYEVAPAASAFPTGTYRNISGNLALSYGLIAASQQADLPLYLGSYPITPASDILHELSRHKNFGVRTFQAEDEIAAIGAALGAAFGGSLAVTTTSGPGVALKSETIGLAVSLELPLLVVAIQRGGPSTGLPTKTEQADLLQAMYGRNGEAPVPIVAPRTPADCFDAAIEAARIALTYRTPVFLLSDGYLANGSEPWRIPEVDGLPDLKVRFASGPNHELADGTEVFWPYKRDPRTLARPWAVPGTPGLEHRIGGIEKQDGTGNISYDPANHDFMVRTRQAKIDGVKVPDIEVDDPDGDASLLVLGWGSTYGPITAAVRRLRVEGRTVAQAHLRHLNPMPANLGEVLKRYDKVVVPEMNLGQLARLLRAEYLVDAHSYNQVNGMPFKAEQLATALKEAIND
- a CDS encoding response regulator transcription factor, which produces MRVVIAEDSVLLREGLTRLLTDRGHDVVAGVGDGEALVKTVNDLAAQGELPDVVVADVRMPPTHTDEGVRAAVKLRKVHPELGVLVLSQYVEEQYATELLAGSSRGVGYLLKDRVAEVREFVDAVVRVAGGGTALDPEVVAQLLGRSRKQDVLAGLTPREREVLGLMAEGRTNSAIARALVVSDGAVEKHVSNIFLKLGLSPSDGDHRRVLAVLTYLNS
- a CDS encoding sensor histidine kinase — protein: MATDYGQGYGRPSRSEREETGFRGPEYRGLGYRGPGLRGRVPDEPRQYLLPPALRAPIEARTWGEFGYLLLSLPISVVIFAFTVTMLSLGAGLLVTFLGVPLLALGLAASRGLGSVERLRARALLGLEVNAPQPLRPKRRTPMSWVGAVLRNGESWRAALYGLLHFPWAVGAFSVAVTLWTTGWAMLTYPLWFWVFPTYAGTSGIQLYGDQGHSVRLDTPFELAITCLVGFLITLAAPWVIRAMTMVDRVMVAGLLSPSRLASRVDELESDRGVVVDTAAADLRKIERDLHDGAQARLVALAMDLGLAKEKLTEDPDTAARMVEEAHGEVKTALQELRDLARGIHPAVLTDRGLDAALSSVASRCTAPVQVEVELDSRPAQAIEGIAYFTVSELLQNISKHAGATRATVDVWRVESRLMLQVTDNGAGGADVTAGSGLAGLAERLDAVDGILVVDSPTGGPTTVTAELPWRER